The Cupriavidus sp. EM10 genome includes a region encoding these proteins:
- a CDS encoding Fe2+-dependent dioxygenase — protein sequence MLIQIPNVLTPDEVRALRQRLEASTWVDGRVTAGDLAAQAKANLQLPVNSAEALELADFVLQALGRSATYHSAALPLRVLPPMFNRYEPGMTFGTHVDNAIRTMPGTGGMRMRADVSTTLFLSDPDEYDGGELVVQDLFGTHTVKLPAGHMVVYPASSLHRVTPVTRGCRWASFFWAQSMVKDDGMRTALHELDMTIIGIRTRLGDGDDAVLSLVNHYHNLLRRWAEL from the coding sequence ATGCTGATCCAGATTCCAAACGTCCTGACACCCGACGAAGTCCGCGCGCTCAGGCAGCGCCTGGAGGCGTCGACGTGGGTCGATGGCCGCGTCACGGCCGGCGACCTGGCGGCGCAGGCCAAGGCCAACCTGCAGTTGCCCGTGAACAGCGCCGAGGCGCTGGAGCTGGCCGACTTCGTGCTGCAGGCGCTGGGCCGTAGCGCCACCTACCATTCCGCCGCGCTGCCGCTGCGCGTACTGCCGCCGATGTTCAACCGCTACGAGCCCGGCATGACATTCGGCACGCATGTCGACAACGCCATCCGCACCATGCCCGGCACGGGCGGCATGCGCATGCGCGCCGATGTCTCAACCACACTGTTCCTGTCCGATCCCGACGAATACGACGGCGGCGAACTGGTTGTCCAGGACCTGTTCGGCACGCACACCGTCAAGCTGCCGGCCGGCCATATGGTGGTGTATCCTGCCTCGTCGCTGCACCGCGTCACGCCCGTCACGCGCGGTTGCCGCTGGGCGTCGTTCTTCTGGGCCCAGTCGATGGTCAAGGACGACGGCATGCGCACCGCGCTGCACGAACTCGACATGACGATCATCGGCATCCGCACGCGCCTTGGCGACGGCGACGACGCGGTGCTGTCGCTGGTCAACCACTATCACAACCTGCTGCGCCGCTGGGCCGAGCTTTGA